Proteins encoded together in one Flavobacteriales bacterium window:
- a CDS encoding DEAD/DEAH box helicase, which yields MAEQNKNQEAILSKLGITALNAMQLEAHKAISSHAEVVLLAPTGTGKTVAFLLPIIAALDSELEQVQVLILVPSRELAIQIEQVVREMGSGFKTTAVYGGRSGSKDKLELKHPPTILIGTPGRVADHFRRKNIAVKHISTLVLDEYDKSLEIGFDNEMKEIIEALPDLETKVLTSATQKVKIPAFVGIQNAKHLNFLKETELQLALKLVVSPTEDKLETLVRLLMHIGPKNGIVFCNLKDSIELISDHLYKNHIDHVCFYGGLEQIDRERALIKFRNGTHNLLIATDLAARGIDIPALDFIVHYQLPPRPDEFIHRNGRTARMNAEGTAYVLKWENETLPVFIKGAEEIKLSANKQALSKDWETLYISGGRKDKISKGDIAGLFFKQGNLNKDELGMIELKQDCAFVSVPSARATELIKLLNNSRLKTKKVRISLLD from the coding sequence ATGGCAGAACAGAACAAAAACCAAGAGGCAATTCTCAGTAAACTTGGTATAACGGCATTGAATGCCATGCAACTTGAGGCGCATAAGGCCATCAGCAGCCATGCTGAAGTGGTCTTGCTGGCTCCTACCGGAACAGGCAAAACCGTTGCCTTCCTGCTGCCTATTATCGCTGCTTTGGATTCGGAATTGGAACAGGTGCAGGTGCTCATTCTCGTTCCGTCAAGAGAGCTTGCCATACAAATAGAACAAGTGGTGCGCGAAATGGGTAGTGGCTTTAAGACCACGGCCGTATATGGTGGTCGGTCAGGTTCTAAAGACAAGCTGGAACTGAAGCATCCACCAACTATTCTTATTGGCACACCGGGCAGGGTGGCCGATCATTTCCGTAGAAAGAACATTGCCGTCAAGCACATCAGCACCTTGGTATTGGATGAGTATGATAAGTCGTTGGAGATCGGTTTCGATAACGAAATGAAGGAGATTATTGAGGCCTTACCTGATCTTGAAACAAAGGTGCTGACCTCTGCCACTCAGAAAGTGAAGATTCCTGCCTTTGTTGGCATTCAGAATGCCAAGCATCTCAATTTCTTGAAGGAAACCGAGCTACAATTAGCATTGAAGCTGGTTGTTTCGCCTACGGAGGATAAGCTGGAAACCTTGGTGCGTTTGCTCATGCACATAGGACCGAAAAACGGGATTGTCTTCTGCAACCTCAAAGACAGCATTGAGTTGATAAGCGACCACTTGTATAAGAACCATATCGACCATGTCTGTTTTTATGGTGGCCTGGAGCAAATTGACCGCGAACGGGCGCTTATCAAGTTCAGGAATGGTACGCACAATCTGCTGATAGCTACCGATCTGGCTGCGAGAGGAATTGACATTCCAGCACTCGATTTTATCGTTCATTACCAATTGCCGCCACGGCCAGATGAGTTTATCCATCGCAACGGACGGACAGCACGGATGAATGCTGAAGGCACGGCCTATGTGCTTAAATGGGAGAACGAAACGCTTCCAGTATTCATCAAAGGGGCAGAGGAGATCAAGCTTTCGGCTAACAAACAAGCATTGAGCAAAGACTGGGAAACGCTCTACATTTCTGGTGGGCGGAAGGATAAGATATCGAAGGGAGACATTGCAGGGCTTTTCTTTAAGCAGGGAAATCTGAACAAAGACGAATTAGGCATGATCGAGTTGAAGCAAGATTGTGCTTTCGTGTCTGTTCCGAGCGCCAGAGCAACGGAACTCATCAAGTTGCTTAACAACAGCCGTTTGAAAACGAAAAAGGTGAGGATAAGCCTCTTAGATTAG